In the genome of bacterium, the window CCGCGCTCGCCGTCGGCGTAGGGCTCCAGGCACTCGATGATGCCGGCCTCGATCATCTCGGCCGTCCAGGCCTCGTAGGCCTGGCTGATCGTCGGCGGCTGGCCGGCGGCGACGGCGGCGATGATCTTCTGGCTCAGCGCCTGGTAGCGGCTCATGTCGTAGGCGCGGACCGGCAGCTCGGGGTGCAGCGCGTTGTACTCCTCGATCATCGCCGTCAGCGCCGGCGACCAGCGGCCCATCGCGTGCCAGAAGGTGATGACGTTCTCTTCGCGCCGCGCGCCGCAGTCGGCGAGCCCCGCCGCGAGAGCGCTGGCCAGGAGCAGTCCGACCAGGCGACGCACGCTCACTCCTTGAGCCCGCTCGAGGCGAGGCTGGCGATGATCTGGCGCTGGGCGAAAAAGTAGAGCACGAGCAGGGGCAGGACGCTCAGCGTGGTGGCGGCCATCATCAGGCC includes:
- a CDS encoding extracellular solute-binding protein; protein product: MRRLVGLLLASALAAGLADCGARREENVITFWHAMGRWSPALTAMIEEYNALHPELPVRAYDMSRYQALSQKIIAAVAAGQPPTISQAYEAWTAEMIEAGIIECLEPYADGERGDAPLTAADLADIQPVFLDECRYAGKLWSFPFNKSVRTLYLNRDLFQAAGLDPDRPPATP